A part of Curtobacterium sp. MCLR17_036 genomic DNA contains:
- the groES gene encoding co-chaperone GroES, with product MAVSIKPLEDRIVIRQVEAEQTTASGLVIPDTAKEKPQEGEVVAVGPGRIDDNGNRVPLDVAVGDKVIYSKYGGTEVKYSGEDLLVLSARDVLAVVVS from the coding sequence GTGGCCGTCAGCATCAAGCCGCTCGAGGATCGCATCGTCATCCGCCAGGTCGAGGCGGAGCAGACCACCGCTTCCGGTCTGGTCATCCCCGACACCGCGAAGGAGAAGCCCCAGGAGGGCGAGGTCGTCGCCGTGGGTCCGGGTCGCATCGACGACAACGGCAACCGCGTGCCGCTCGACGTCGCCGTGGGCGACAAGGTCATCTACTCCAAGTACGGCGGCACCGAGGTCAAGTACTCGGGCGAGGACCTGCTGGTCCTGTCGGCCCGCGACGTCCTCGCGGTCGTCGTCAGCTGA
- the rarD gene encoding EamA family transporter RarD yields the protein MSEPSPVRPARDQATVGVVQAVVAYGLWGLMPLLFAAMAPAGAFEIVAWRIVFGLVFCAVAIAVTRSWRRTRWLVAQRRVMLVMGLAAVLILVNWTVYVLATTTGHTVEAALGYFINPLVTIALGVVVLRERLRPAQWAAVGISVVAVVVIAIGYGRMPWISLVLAASFGTYALVKKRVGGSVDALSGLTIETLWLLPLAVGALVVLGATGLGGGLTMGSAGWGHVLVTVLTGPATAIPLLLFASSARRVSLSTLGLTQYLAPVLQLLVGVLVQHEPMPPARWAGFAIVWLALVVLTVDSFTASRASRRRALAAAPAGTA from the coding sequence GTGAGTGAACCGAGTCCGGTGCGTCCGGCCCGCGACCAGGCGACCGTCGGCGTGGTGCAGGCAGTGGTCGCGTACGGCCTGTGGGGCCTGATGCCCCTGCTCTTCGCGGCGATGGCTCCCGCCGGCGCGTTCGAGATCGTCGCCTGGCGCATCGTCTTCGGGCTCGTCTTCTGCGCCGTCGCGATCGCCGTGACCCGGTCCTGGCGACGGACCCGCTGGCTCGTCGCGCAGCGTCGGGTGATGCTCGTGATGGGGCTCGCAGCCGTGCTCATCCTGGTCAACTGGACGGTCTACGTGCTGGCGACCACGACCGGGCACACCGTCGAGGCAGCGCTCGGCTACTTCATCAACCCGCTCGTCACGATCGCCCTCGGGGTCGTCGTCCTGCGCGAACGCCTGCGGCCGGCACAGTGGGCGGCGGTCGGGATCAGCGTCGTCGCCGTGGTGGTCATCGCGATCGGCTACGGCCGGATGCCGTGGATCTCGCTCGTGCTGGCCGCGTCGTTCGGCACGTACGCGCTCGTGAAGAAGCGCGTCGGCGGCTCGGTCGACGCGCTGAGCGGGCTGACGATCGAGACGCTCTGGCTGCTGCCGCTCGCGGTCGGCGCGCTCGTCGTGCTCGGGGCCACCGGGCTGGGTGGTGGACTGACCATGGGCAGCGCCGGGTGGGGGCACGTGCTCGTCACGGTGCTGACCGGTCCGGCGACGGCGATCCCGCTGCTGCTCTTCGCGTCGTCGGCACGGCGGGTGAGCCTGTCGACCCTCGGGCTGACGCAGTACCTCGCGCCGGTCCTGCAGCTGCTCGTCGGCGTGCTCGTGCAGCACGAGCCGATGCCGCCAGCGCGGTGGGCCGGGTTCGCGATCGTGTGGCTCGCACTGGTGGTGCTCACCGTGGACTCCTTCACGGCGTCCCGGGCGTCGCGGCGCCGTGCGCTCGCAGCGGCCCCGGCCGGAACGGCCTGA